Proteins from one Sulfurovum sp. TSL1 genomic window:
- the murJ gene encoding murein biosynthesis integral membrane protein MurJ — protein sequence MRLKSIFTNSFGILVSRMTGLGRDVLMASALGASMWSDMFFVAFKLPNLFRRIFAEGAFTQAFMPSFVASRHKGVFATAIFLRFLLFLMAFSLLITFFPEPITKLLALGWGEELIAKTAPLTAINFWYLDLIFIVTFLATLLQYKNHFATTALSTALLNISMIAALYIYMKEDPKTVAYALSFAVLIGGGLQIIAHVLTLHNLNLHKILLGGWKYRNSKDVDEEKRHFQSLFLPGILGNSTPQISAFIDTLLATFLMTGSVSYLFYANRVFQLPLAIIAIATATVLFPAVSKALKNNNETEAYKNLNQAFWLLAFLLGGAMIGGILLAEPIVWLLFERGKFTEMQTLETVSVLQMYMVGLLPFGLAKLFSLFLYASHRHRKAAKIAVYSLITSVTFSLILMHHLGASGLALAGSIGGWVLFILTVKEVGTDKFMEIIRSKRSLYWLVGLLIFSVLLYSINLQLLDLLR from the coding sequence ATGCGACTTAAATCCATCTTCACCAACAGTTTCGGTATCCTGGTTTCACGTATGACCGGTCTTGGGCGTGATGTCCTTATGGCTTCTGCTCTAGGTGCTTCCATGTGGAGTGATATGTTCTTTGTCGCCTTCAAACTCCCTAATCTTTTTCGCCGTATCTTTGCAGAAGGTGCATTTACACAAGCTTTTATGCCCTCTTTTGTGGCGAGCAGACATAAAGGCGTTTTTGCTACGGCTATCTTTTTGCGGTTTCTTCTTTTTTTGATGGCATTCTCCCTACTCATCACCTTTTTCCCTGAACCTATTACTAAACTTTTAGCATTAGGATGGGGTGAAGAACTTATAGCAAAAACCGCACCTTTGACTGCCATTAATTTTTGGTATTTGGACCTGATCTTCATCGTGACATTTCTAGCTACCCTCTTACAATACAAGAACCATTTTGCTACCACTGCTCTGTCAACGGCCTTGCTCAATATCTCGATGATCGCAGCACTCTACATCTATATGAAAGAAGATCCAAAAACCGTGGCATATGCACTCAGTTTTGCTGTACTCATCGGTGGAGGACTACAGATCATAGCGCATGTGCTTACCCTGCATAATCTAAATCTGCACAAGATCCTTTTAGGCGGATGGAAATACAGGAACAGCAAAGATGTCGATGAAGAAAAAAGACATTTTCAATCTCTGTTCTTACCTGGAATACTCGGGAACTCCACACCTCAGATCTCTGCTTTTATAGACACGCTTTTGGCAACGTTCCTCATGACGGGCTCCGTCTCTTACCTCTTTTATGCCAACCGTGTTTTTCAGCTTCCGCTTGCCATTATTGCCATCGCTACAGCTACCGTTCTTTTCCCTGCTGTTTCTAAAGCACTGAAAAACAACAATGAAACAGAAGCCTATAAAAACCTCAATCAAGCCTTTTGGTTACTTGCATTTTTATTGGGTGGTGCAATGATTGGCGGTATCTTACTGGCCGAACCTATCGTATGGCTGCTTTTTGAGAGAGGTAAATTTACAGAAATGCAGACACTGGAGACTGTCAGTGTACTTCAAATGTACATGGTGGGTCTACTTCCTTTCGGACTGGCAAAACTCTTTTCTCTTTTCCTCTATGCTTCACATAGACATCGCAAGGCAGCCAAGATCGCTGTCTACTCTCTTATCACTTCTGTAACATTCTCACTGATACTGATGCATCATCTAGGTGCTTCAGGTCTTGCATTAGCAGGAAGTATCGGGGGATGGGTGCTTTTTATACTGACTGTAAAAGAGGTGGGCACAGATAAGTTTATGGAGATCATCCGATCAAAAAGATCACTTTATTGGCTTGTAGGCTTACTGAT
- a CDS encoding sensor domain-containing diguanylate cyclase: protein MHLNYRIVFIITFLLFTLSVSMSLINYTVTLQLTQKQLRDSSLPLTVDNIYTEIQKHIIEPNLVASMMAHDTFLKDWLINKEDDTNKITKYLETIKNKYNMFTTFLVSERTKNYYSSKGLVEQIKEENRDNAWYFSFKEIPSDHEINLDFNKHIGDSLVMFINHKIFDEEYHIIGATGIGLRISYINDMLKYFRKQYNFNVYFINEEGKVVLCEDKVNALKHIKDIPELYALKDDLTTKEKKIIDYTKAGEDYLLNVKYIPELDLYLIVEAKLSYFIEDVTKTFYFNLIGSILVSILIALMILITIRKYHRKLEYLAAKDTLTGLPNRRSFNKKFHHFFLLHKRNSNPMALLFLDLDDFKTINDTLGHQIGDEVLKRVADIIKQNIRKTDLVARWGGEEFIISFIDSNMKEAEAIAEKLRTQIETDILLHQITNQTVTASFGLTNVNVDDTIDTILKRADNALYKAKASGKNKIILS, encoded by the coding sequence ATGCATCTTAATTATCGTATTGTTTTTATCATCACTTTCTTGCTGTTCACACTTTCAGTCAGTATGTCCCTTATAAACTACACTGTAACACTTCAATTAACACAAAAACAATTAAGAGATAGCTCTCTGCCACTTACAGTCGATAATATATATACAGAGATTCAAAAGCATATTATTGAACCAAACCTTGTGGCATCCATGATGGCCCATGATACCTTTTTAAAAGATTGGCTTATCAATAAAGAAGATGACACAAATAAAATTACAAAATATTTAGAAACAATTAAAAACAAATATAATATGTTTACAACATTTCTGGTATCCGAAAGAACAAAAAACTATTATAGTTCAAAAGGCTTGGTTGAACAAATCAAAGAAGAAAATAGAGATAATGCCTGGTATTTTTCCTTCAAGGAAATTCCATCTGATCATGAAATAAATCTCGATTTCAATAAACATATCGGTGATTCCCTGGTCATGTTCATTAACCATAAAATATTTGATGAAGAGTATCATATAATAGGTGCTACAGGCATTGGATTAAGAATATCCTATATCAATGATATGCTGAAATATTTTCGGAAACAATACAATTTCAATGTTTATTTCATTAATGAAGAGGGCAAGGTTGTTCTCTGTGAGGATAAAGTCAACGCATTAAAACACATTAAAGATATCCCTGAGTTATATGCACTTAAAGATGACCTTACTACAAAAGAGAAGAAGATCATTGATTATACGAAAGCAGGTGAAGATTATCTGCTCAATGTAAAATATATTCCCGAACTGGACTTGTATTTGATCGTTGAGGCAAAGCTTTCCTATTTTATTGAAGATGTAACAAAAACTTTTTATTTTAATCTCATAGGTTCAATACTTGTGAGTATTTTAATTGCCTTAATGATATTGATAACCATCAGAAAGTATCATAGAAAATTAGAGTATCTTGCAGCTAAGGATACACTGACGGGTCTACCTAATCGTCGTTCTTTTAATAAAAAGTTCCATCATTTTTTCTTGTTGCATAAACGAAATTCAAATCCTATGGCTTTACTGTTTTTAGACTTAGATGACTTCAAGACTATCAACGATACACTCGGACATCAAATTGGTGATGAGGTACTGAAACGTGTTGCAGATATTATCAAACAAAATATCAGAAAAACTGATCTCGTGGCGCGATGGGGAGGTGAAGAGTTTATTATTTCGTTCATTGATTCGAATATGAAAGAAGCCGAAGCCATTGCAGAGAAACTGAGAACACAGATTGAAACAGATATCCTTTTACATCAAATAACCAATCAAACAGTTACCGCCAGCTTTGGACTAACAAATGTTAACGTAGATGATACCATTGATACAATACTTAAACGTGCAGATAATGCACTATACAAAGCCAAGGCTTCTGGAAAAAATAAAATTATATTATCTTGA
- a CDS encoding TetR/AcrR family transcriptional regulator: MKQVINEELNRVKKELYLNAAARYFDETGYKHFKISDLAKELETSVGTIYNLFGSKEDLYVEYLILKMEIFLANLKAHEDSDPLENLKIYLTFKYAQFIQTEHHRDEPITNDPYFFHKLEISNHRVVEDIYQYLVRQLRMLVPSENTNHKHLAILFKKLSDGFIESYLYGECQAEQIVDETIEIFLHGVRGQNV; this comes from the coding sequence TTGAAACAGGTTATCAATGAAGAGCTGAATCGTGTCAAAAAAGAGCTCTATCTTAACGCGGCAGCCCGGTATTTTGACGAGACAGGATATAAACATTTTAAAATATCTGATTTGGCCAAAGAACTTGAAACATCGGTAGGGACGATTTATAATCTCTTCGGTTCGAAAGAAGATCTTTATGTCGAATATCTGATCTTAAAGATGGAAATATTTCTTGCCAATCTCAAAGCACACGAGGACAGCGATCCGCTCGAAAACCTCAAAATTTATCTGACCTTCAAATACGCCCAATTCATTCAAACCGAGCACCATCGCGACGAGCCGATCACGAACGATCCCTATTTTTTCCATAAATTGGAGATCTCAAACCATCGTGTGGTTGAGGATATCTATCAGTATCTGGTCCGGCAGCTTCGTATGCTTGTCCCTTCCGAAAACACGAACCATAAACATCTGGCGATCCTTTTCAAAAAACTTTCGGATGGTTTCATTGAAAGTTATCTTTACGGAGAATGTCAGGCTGAACAGATCGTCGATGAGACCATAGAGATCTTTCTTCACGGTGTCAGAGGTCAAAACGTTTAA
- a CDS encoding SulP family inorganic anion transporter — protein sequence MLRSLKDSLEPKLITLWRIRGYSRSDFYADLIAGLVVAIVALPLAMAIAIASNLPPERGLFTAIVAGFIISVHGGSRYQIGGPTAAFIVTVATVAMEHGYEGLVLATIMAGIILMIMALVRAGELIKFIPYPVIVGFTSGIALLIAFSQLRDFFGLEVESIPPDFIHKFMVYLAHLDEMNIYAVIVALTSIAIILLVKKYIPKIPGPIIVVVLAALAVWMFHLPIETIESRFGSIPSMLPAPTWPDISFEKVRQLLPDAITIATLAAIESLLSAVVADGMTGTHHKSNAELFGQGTANIASGFFGGLPATGAIARTATNIKAGARTPMAGIMHAFWLFIFMLFLAPLIIKIPLAALAAILIIVAWNMSEIKHIKEIMKAPRSDRIILIVTFALTVLVDLNFAIQAGIALASILFIDSMMKTTHIHVVENEEEDPDSIARKILPQGVEAYEIEGPLFFGVAEKFIDTLSLFEHPPKVFILRMRHVPLIDAAGLHALEILHERLAKQQTVLVLSGVRPKVRTHIVEASLNKLIGDENIVEHINKAIIRASQIIKGSQTDVEGGIRSSDY from the coding sequence ATGCTCCGATCACTTAAAGACTCACTCGAACCCAAACTGATCACGCTATGGCGTATCAGAGGGTATTCCAGATCCGATTTTTATGCCGATCTCATCGCGGGACTTGTGGTTGCGATCGTTGCGCTTCCTCTGGCGATGGCGATCGCTATCGCATCCAACCTTCCACCGGAGAGAGGGCTGTTCACTGCTATTGTTGCCGGATTTATCATATCAGTGCATGGAGGCAGCCGTTATCAGATAGGGGGACCGACAGCTGCATTTATTGTCACGGTGGCAACAGTTGCCATGGAACACGGATATGAAGGATTGGTGTTGGCGACCATCATGGCAGGGATCATTTTGATGATCATGGCCCTGGTTCGTGCAGGAGAATTGATCAAATTTATCCCCTATCCTGTGATCGTCGGATTTACCTCCGGCATTGCTCTTCTCATCGCTTTTTCTCAACTACGGGATTTTTTTGGGCTTGAGGTAGAGAGCATACCTCCCGATTTTATCCATAAATTCATGGTGTATCTTGCACACTTAGATGAAATGAATATCTATGCGGTTATCGTTGCATTGACATCGATCGCCATCATCCTCTTAGTGAAAAAGTATATTCCGAAAATACCCGGACCGATCATCGTTGTTGTTCTTGCGGCTTTAGCCGTATGGATGTTCCATTTGCCTATTGAAACGATTGAGAGCCGTTTTGGTTCCATACCTTCCATGCTTCCTGCACCGACATGGCCGGATATATCGTTTGAAAAAGTGCGTCAACTACTGCCTGATGCGATCACCATTGCGACACTTGCTGCCATTGAATCGCTTCTTTCGGCCGTAGTTGCGGATGGTATGACAGGGACCCATCACAAATCAAATGCTGAGCTGTTCGGGCAGGGTACAGCCAACATCGCTTCAGGATTTTTTGGAGGGCTTCCGGCTACGGGAGCGATCGCCCGGACTGCTACCAATATCAAAGCGGGAGCACGCACACCTATGGCGGGGATTATGCATGCATTTTGGCTTTTTATATTTATGCTTTTTCTCGCACCGCTTATTATCAAGATTCCACTTGCTGCTTTGGCTGCAATATTGATAATCGTGGCATGGAATATGTCCGAAATAAAACATATCAAAGAGATCATGAAAGCACCGCGAAGCGATCGCATTATTTTGATCGTTACGTTTGCATTGACCGTACTGGTCGATCTGAATTTCGCCATCCAGGCCGGTATCGCGTTGGCCTCGATCCTCTTTATCGATTCAATGATGAAAACAACTCATATCCATGTAGTGGAAAATGAAGAAGAAGATCCGGATTCCATTGCACGAAAAATTCTTCCTCAAGGTGTCGAAGCGTATGAAATTGAGGGACCGCTCTTTTTCGGTGTTGCCGAAAAGTTCATTGATACCCTAAGCCTCTTTGAACACCCTCCGAAAGTGTTTATATTGCGGATGCGGCATGTTCCGCTCATCGATGCGGCAGGACTCCATGCACTTGAAATTTTGCATGAACGTCTTGCAAAACAGCAGACGGTTCTCGTCCTTTCCGGCGTACGTCCGAAAGTTCGTACCCATATTGTTGAGGCGAGTTTGAACAAGCTCATCGGAGATGAAAACATTGTTGAACATATCAATAAGGCGATCATAAGAGCCTCTCAGATCATAAAGGGATCTCAAACAGATGTTGAGGGAGGCATTCGATCAAGCGATTACTAA
- a CDS encoding pyruvate flavodoxin oxidoreductase subunit gamma, translating into MLEIRWHSRAGQGAVTGAKGLAEVVATTGKDVQAFAFYGSAKRGAAMTAYNRVDDKVILNHEKFMEPDYVLVIDPALVYATDITANEKENTVYIVTTHLSTRELVESQSKLLGKKVFTVDCIKISQETIGKAIPNTPMLGALMKISGMYDIEFFKESMAKVLKKLPQKIVDANMIAIQRAYDEVK; encoded by the coding sequence ATGCTTGAAATTAGATGGCATAGCCGTGCCGGGCAAGGTGCAGTTACAGGCGCTAAAGGTTTAGCGGAGGTGGTAGCGACCACAGGTAAAGATGTGCAGGCATTTGCATTTTATGGTTCTGCAAAGCGGGGAGCAGCCATGACGGCATATAACCGCGTGGATGACAAAGTCATCTTAAACCACGAAAAATTTATGGAACCTGACTATGTGCTTGTCATTGATCCGGCACTGGTTTATGCAACGGATATCACTGCGAATGAAAAAGAGAATACAGTGTACATTGTAACGACACATTTAAGCACCCGGGAGCTTGTTGAATCCCAGTCAAAACTGTTAGGGAAAAAAGTCTTCACGGTGGATTGTATCAAGATCTCTCAGGAGACGATCGGAAAAGCGATCCCCAATACACCGATGCTTGGTGCATTGATGAAGATATCGGGGATGTATGATATTGAGTTTTTTAAAGAGAGCATGGCAAAGGTGCTTAAAAAACTTCCTCAGAAAATAGTCGATGCCAATATGATAGCCATTCAACGTGCATATGACGAAGTAAAATAA
- a CDS encoding 4Fe-4S dicluster-binding protein — protein sequence MQENGWNTFEIGTILRPFEGPTPDVTAIQPEDRSYSKSNSFSVSVADWRIEKPLFNKEHCIDCQFCWIYCPDMSIISRDKKMIGIDFDHCKGCGICVEVCPTTPKALLMFPEQKDEETALSEWPEKDKKEPKEI from the coding sequence ATGCAAGAAAATGGATGGAACACATTCGAGATCGGCACCATACTCAGACCATTTGAAGGGCCAACACCGGATGTGACGGCCATACAGCCTGAGGATCGTTCCTATTCGAAATCCAATTCGTTTAGTGTAAGTGTAGCTGATTGGCGTATCGAGAAGCCTTTGTTCAACAAAGAGCATTGTATCGATTGTCAATTTTGCTGGATCTACTGTCCTGATATGTCGATCATTTCCCGTGATAAAAAGATGATCGGTATTGACTTTGATCACTGCAAAGGATGCGGTATCTGTGTGGAGGTTTGTCCCACCACGCCTAAAGCGCTGCTGATGTTCCCGGAACAAAAAGACGAAGAGACGGCATTGTCTGAATGGCCTGAAAAAGATAAAAAAGAACCAAAGGAGATCTAA
- a CDS encoding 2-oxoacid:ferredoxin oxidoreductase subunit alpha, which translates to MAELFELRDMEVWDGNMAASHALRQAQVDVVAAYPITPSTPIVENYANFMANGYIDGEYVMAESEHGAMSCCIGASAAGGRVATATSSQGFALMLETLYSASGMRLPIVLNVVNRAIGAPLNVNGDHSDMYMGRDSGWIQIDCYNPQDVYDMNLVAFRVSEDHDIRLPAMVHQDGFMTSHTAQRVKTLADDVAYDFIGEFKPMNDMLDLDHPVTHGVQTEEDWHFEHKARQHHALMSAVLPKIQEAFDALKALTGRQYNIVESYNMDDAEIAIVCMGTSVETAEEVSNELRTQGIKAGVVGIRVFRPFPLEQIADALKGCKAIATLDRSSPNGTVGALYNELAGALFNTGTQAVLTNYIYGLGGRDLTKSSLHSIYRDLQENAEAGCPTTPLQQFSGLRGPKLSFF; encoded by the coding sequence ATGGCTGAACTATTCGAATTACGCGATATGGAAGTATGGGATGGTAATATGGCAGCAAGCCATGCATTGCGCCAGGCACAAGTGGATGTGGTTGCGGCGTATCCCATCACCCCATCAACGCCGATCGTAGAAAATTATGCAAACTTCATGGCAAACGGTTATATTGACGGTGAATATGTCATGGCTGAATCCGAGCATGGTGCGATGTCCTGCTGTATCGGTGCATCCGCAGCCGGCGGACGTGTTGCTACAGCAACGAGTTCACAAGGATTCGCTTTAATGCTGGAAACCCTGTATTCTGCATCCGGGATGCGGCTCCCGATCGTACTCAATGTCGTCAACCGTGCTATCGGTGCGCCGCTCAACGTGAACGGAGACCACTCGGATATGTACATGGGTCGCGACAGCGGCTGGATCCAGATCGATTGCTATAATCCGCAAGATGTGTATGATATGAATCTTGTCGCGTTCCGCGTTTCAGAGGATCATGATATTCGCCTTCCGGCGATGGTGCACCAGGACGGCTTTATGACATCCCATACGGCACAGAGGGTAAAAACACTTGCAGATGATGTAGCGTATGACTTCATCGGTGAATTTAAACCGATGAACGATATGCTGGACCTGGATCATCCTGTCACGCATGGGGTTCAGACCGAAGAGGATTGGCACTTTGAGCACAAAGCCCGTCAGCATCACGCTCTGATGAGCGCTGTTCTGCCTAAGATCCAAGAGGCATTTGATGCGCTGAAAGCATTGACCGGACGTCAATACAACATCGTAGAAAGCTACAATATGGACGATGCCGAGATAGCGATCGTTTGTATGGGGACGTCCGTAGAAACTGCCGAAGAGGTTTCGAATGAGCTTCGCACCCAGGGGATCAAGGCCGGTGTCGTCGGTATCCGTGTTTTCCGTCCCTTCCCGCTTGAACAGATCGCCGATGCACTTAAAGGCTGCAAGGCGATCGCTACGCTTGACCGATCCAGTCCAAACGGTACGGTCGGCGCACTCTATAATGAACTCGCGGGGGCGTTGTTCAATACAGGTACCCAAGCGGTACTGACCAACTACATTTATGGTCTTGGAGGACGTGATTTGACAAAATCCAGTTTGCATTCAATATACCGTGACCTTCAGGAAAATGCGGAGGCCGGGTGTCCAACGACTCCATTACAGCAATTCAGTGGTCTTCGCGGACCGAAACTTTCGTTTTTTTAA
- a CDS encoding thiamine pyrophosphate-dependent enzyme, with protein sequence MFQAKTKNLKNFSTSAERFEGANLLCPGCAHSIIVREVLNATNDNLILGASTGCLEVCTAVYPHTSWDASWIHIGFENGSSAVAGAEAMYKALKNKGRLKQPDRTPKFVAFGGDGATYDIGFQWISGCFERGHDMMYICLDNEVYANTGGQRSSSTPIGASATTTPAGRISYGEKQNKKDMMAIMAAHGAPYVAQVAPNKWKDMVAKIQKGFATEGPVFINAMSACTTEWKFAPEDTIAISDLATDSLVFPLYEIIEGTKLNITYRPKNVIPVRDYLGAQGRFKHLFTKQYEHLIDEWQARVDAQWEHLQRREEACL encoded by the coding sequence ATGTTTCAAGCGAAAACAAAAAATCTCAAAAATTTTTCGACATCAGCAGAGCGTTTTGAAGGAGCGAATCTTCTTTGTCCCGGATGCGCCCACTCTATTATTGTCCGTGAAGTATTGAATGCGACCAATGACAATTTGATCCTTGGAGCATCAACAGGATGTCTTGAAGTGTGTACCGCCGTGTATCCGCATACTTCATGGGATGCTTCCTGGATCCATATCGGATTCGAAAATGGTTCCTCTGCCGTGGCAGGCGCTGAAGCGATGTACAAGGCGCTGAAGAACAAAGGGCGACTGAAACAGCCGGACCGCACTCCGAAGTTTGTCGCGTTCGGTGGAGACGGCGCAACGTATGACATCGGTTTTCAGTGGATCTCCGGATGTTTTGAACGTGGGCACGATATGATGTATATCTGTCTGGATAATGAAGTGTATGCAAACACCGGTGGACAGCGCTCCTCTTCAACACCGATCGGTGCGTCGGCAACAACGACTCCTGCCGGACGCATAAGCTACGGTGAAAAACAAAACAAAAAAGATATGATGGCGATCATGGCGGCGCACGGCGCACCGTATGTGGCACAGGTCGCTCCGAACAAATGGAAAGATATGGTCGCCAAGATCCAAAAAGGGTTTGCGACCGAGGGCCCTGTCTTCATCAATGCGATGTCTGCATGTACCACCGAGTGGAAATTTGCCCCGGAAGATACCATCGCTATCTCTGATCTGGCAACCGATTCGTTGGTTTTCCCGCTGTATGAGATCATTGAGGGAACCAAACTCAATATTACCTACCGCCCGAAAAATGTGATTCCTGTACGTGATTACCTCGGTGCGCAAGGGCGCTTCAAGCATCTTTTCACCAAGCAGTACGAGCATCTTATCGACGAGTGGCAGGCACGTGTTGATGCACAATGGGAACATCTCCAACGTCGTGAAGAAGCCTGTCTTTAA
- a CDS encoding MoxR family ATPase, whose translation MKNKITVLKQEISKQVIGHKEMIDALLIGLFTNGHILLEGVPGLAKTTAVNAVSKSLNLNFKRVQFTPDLLPSDIIGAEIYDVRSGNFKIKHGPVFTNLLLADEINRAPAKVQSALLEVMQERQVTIGDESFAIEDPFLVLATQNPIEQEGAYTLPEAQLDRFMFKIIVGYNSEAEEYEIAEKAANATFEKVNAVLSVDELNSIKEEVKHVYIDDELKAYIVKLIFATREPLKYGVGSIADYIQFGASPRATIDMMKAVKARAYLRGNEFVSPIDIALTIKDVLRHRIVLSYEAMAEGMSSDDVIQKVLETIPVP comes from the coding sequence ATGAAAAACAAGATTACAGTATTAAAACAGGAAATTTCGAAGCAGGTTATAGGCCATAAAGAGATGATAGATGCTCTGTTGATCGGTTTGTTTACGAATGGTCATATACTTTTAGAAGGTGTGCCAGGTCTTGCGAAGACAACAGCTGTCAATGCTGTATCCAAGAGCTTGAATTTGAACTTTAAAAGAGTCCAGTTCACCCCGGACCTACTTCCTTCTGATATTATCGGTGCAGAGATCTATGATGTAAGATCCGGAAATTTCAAAATCAAACACGGGCCTGTTTTTACCAACCTTCTTCTTGCAGATGAGATCAACCGAGCCCCTGCAAAAGTCCAGTCGGCACTTCTTGAAGTCATGCAGGAACGTCAAGTCACCATCGGGGATGAGAGTTTTGCGATAGAAGATCCTTTTTTAGTGCTTGCAACACAAAACCCGATCGAGCAAGAGGGTGCCTATACACTGCCAGAAGCCCAACTGGACCGATTTATGTTTAAGATCATCGTTGGCTACAATAGTGAGGCAGAAGAGTACGAGATAGCAGAAAAAGCGGCCAATGCAACTTTTGAGAAGGTCAATGCTGTATTGAGTGTGGATGAACTCAATAGTATCAAAGAAGAGGTAAAGCATGTCTATATCGATGATGAACTCAAAGCCTATATCGTCAAACTGATTTTTGCTACACGAGAGCCTCTGAAATACGGGGTAGGGTCTATTGCCGATTATATTCAGTTCGGGGCAAGTCCCAGAGCTACGATCGATATGATGAAAGCGGTTAAAGCCAGAGCCTATTTACGGGGAAACGAGTTTGTATCGCCTATTGATATTGCTTTAACGATCAAAGATGTATTGAGACACAG